In the Ornithodoros turicata isolate Travis chromosome 5, ASM3712646v1, whole genome shotgun sequence genome, GCCATGCCAATGTGGTAGCATCCCTAGCCGGTGTTGAGCTCAAAATAGCCTGttcgaggacggtagcaatgtggcgGAGGTAAACTTTGCTAGTTCCCTAAGAGTGTGTCGCATATTATCGTGTGTATCGAATATTTCGATATACACAGTGTCGTGTATATCGAATATTTCTAGCGCACGTCAAAGTATCTGCAGTCCCTCCCCTGCGCAACTTGCAGCATGTATATCCACATCATGGGCGTAGGCGGAGTTCAACactcccgaaatcgtacctttgggagagggaaacatcTCCTTCTGTGGCGTCACTGGGgggtgaagcgacggaaggggCGACGCGCCGCACCAATAGATCAGCTTCCTCCCGTTCTCTACGGCACGAGGACTCCAAAAAAAACAACATGCGGAGCTTTCTGCGAGGCACATTACTTTTTTTCGTCTGAGTATGGTGTaatgtttatttacaaaaaggTATTTGTTAACGGGggcatggggtggggtggggtggggtgcgGGGTGACGCAGAGAGctccgcaccgggtgacgcgtaccctagcgacgccactgATCTCCTCCCcaatgtaaagtccccataaaAACGCCTCTCgagatatttttctggctaccaaGCTGAGCCACACAAATATAGGGTGACTCACCTTAGGTGTGTACTGGCACACATTGTCCTATAGACTCTACGTATTTGTTGTGGTTGTGTTCGTCTCTAGATGGATCCCGCCTCGGCTCGTTTGCCTATATGACGATGATGATTGTGTAGCCTCGTTAAGGAAAGAGCTCGGTGTAAGCCGGCACGTACTACATGAGGTCACGCAGTTTGCAGCCACATACTAGCGCAGTCAAATTGTGCCATAAACTGCCTCATTTTCGAATCGTGGTCTACCCGTAAATGCCGAAAttagagttttagcagaccgttgataacgtggctagcgtctcatcgcatcaaccggaaccaatcagtggataagattctgagtcgtgcacgagtgcgattggttccgatagagacgataactttatcaacggtatactaaaactcactattatctgCACAGGATAACGTTTCCCTGAACGAAGGAGAACGGGTTCGATTGGTGGACCATCAGAACCTGAGCAACGGCATGATCCTGGTGCACAGCGTCGTGAAGGCCGACCGGGGCATTTACACGTGCCATGCCAGCAACGGCGAGGACGAAGACCGGATGAACGTCAAGGTCCGCGTGCGGAATCGCTACGCGGCGGTCTACCCCTTTGCTGGCATCTGCGTCGAGTTGGCCATTTTGCTGACTATCATCTTTGTCTCGGAGTTCCTCAACCGAAAACGAGAGGAGGATCCACCAGAGGAGAAGAAGACTCGTCGTAAGGAACGCCACAAGGACCGCGCGGGGCAGTAGAGCTGTGCACAATACCAGTGGGCTCGATAagatatatttatttttttgtatgtCGCCTATACGGAAACAAAGGCGCCCCTGCGGAGTCCCGGCGCGGTTCATCTTTAAATAAATCTCGATCCAGTGCTATAACGTTTCAGTAGATGCGGGAAATGCGCTGCAGCTTCGATTCTGCTCCTGCGGTGTACAGTACTCGAATATAGAGGGAAATTCATTCAAAGTTAGGCGCTACAAGTTTGTTAAAGCAACAGTGCGCGTGGGGAGGTGGATTGGCAGCGTGGCAATCGCGCAACAACGGGGCTACAGACAGACAGAGCGCTGACGATCGAGGTGCGCAAGATTGTCAAACATGGCGTTTGTTCGGgtgatcttttctttttttttttacaacctAAACAACGGGAATTAGCCGCGGCAGGCTATATTGCCATACAGGAACACTTAGGCCTCCACCGCCAATCGAATCGAACTGCTCGAAAAAGTTTTCCTGAACAAAACTTTATTGGGGTTCAAATTTCAACTTTATTGTGATACGATGAATGCGGAGTTCCTCCTTTTTTCCTGAATTGttcgatttcttttcttttttccggaGAGTACCCGTTCACGCGATCCCGCTCGTCTCCTGGGGCAAGAAATAACGAGGCTAAAGTTTTGAGTCACGTGCCAACGCCCGATTTTCAACTTTTCGTTATCGCGATAACGCTTCGGCCCGTGTGATTCGCCATGAGCTCAGCCAACCAAAGCGgttttggagcgcgcgaactttaaatataacgataacgatcgctatgtgaaagcTGGGGACACCCGTCCGTGCCGTTTTCCACGGACTGGAGGAAGGGGGATAGCCATTGACCCATGTGCAAACCTACCGCATATCTACCTTAGTTCACAAAGTATACTGACAAAGACAGTTTTCCGATAGGCAGTGATGTATCCAGAGAGGGGGTTAAAACTCCTTGAAATCTTACACTCCGTAGCGCATTTGGAAGAGGGACAACGAAAGTTCCCGTGGAACTACTACTAAAGATATTTTTGTGCACACAGTGCTGCTCCGATGTATCGGTCGCGCAGTccgaaaaaaatgcgaacgcaaatagttttttttttactttttattggCGTGAATGTTGCGGTACGGACGAACTCTCggtagaagggtagaaaatctaGCGAAACGGCGAGTGCTTCGCAGGACGAGAGCcgcagatatttcgaacagagacttttttttttcacgtgggTTGCACGGTATGCCGTACGTTACACCGTAGTCATATCGATAAACGACAACTATCGTTTCGGTTCGTTATCTCGTAGCAGAAGCGCTCCACTCGGCTGCGAGCATCAAGCAGACATTCCCAATGCAGGTTTCATCGAAATACGTGTCTCAGTCAGTTTCAATAACAGCTCGTATGGAACTGCATAAAGTGTACAGTTTAGTTTCAAAGCTGATATTGGTCTTCCTCACTCTTTTTCAAACGGGAATGAACTAAAGTATGCAGACTCGCAGTCGCAGTTCATCCGCAATGTGCCTAATGCAACCTCGCGTTCAACGCCTTTGTCACCTCTGGCGACTAAACGCCCCCAGTTCATTATTACCGAAATAATGTCCTCGTTGTCACCACGCTTTTTCCCACACACATAGTAATAATGTAACGTCAAATTCCAACAAATTAATGTGTAGAGCACAAAACCAACGCTGTCGAAAATTCAGTTTAATGATCTACACAGGTATATTATACGCTTTGTTTTTGCACGTCAAAGTTCATACGGATGCATAGCTTAGGGTCTGTCATTTCACATTCGTGCAACCTTCTAAAATATATTTCACTCTACTCGACCATCACAGGCAAGATTTCTTAGACACCTCTGTCCCGACACCCTGTACTCGATCCTCATTTGTCAGAGGCAGTCGACTAACGCACCTGTTCTCCACACTGCATGCAAAACATGAACCACGTTGCTTCAAGCACAGGCACACATTAGTGCACAATCGTGAAGTCTCGTGCTCAAATAAGTTTTAACATGACACACCACGACGAGAGATTCAAATGCTGTAGAGACTGTGCTGCCACCACCGAGAACTGAAGCCACTTCTTGTGTCAGAACAAAAGAAATGGCGCCTTTCACACTGAATCCAAGATTTTGTACAACGCTTTAACGTTTGCTGGAATCGTAGATATTGCAGAAAGTTGCAACAAACAGTATTGGTGGAGTACACCTTTGAAACTTGCATCGCATTTCCTCTCTGCTTCGTATAAATAGGTGTGCAGTGCTTCTTGTAATACACACTGTAGACTAGGCTGATAAATAGTAGTATTTCGCAAATCACAAATGACATTCTTCGTGTTACGTATATACATTGCATCCAAGTAAATATAATGCTCACAAGCAGAGGGTGTAACCCCAGTCTTACAGACCTTGCAGCACCTCACCAACTGTGGCACGTGCCATGTCCGTTCTACAACACAAGATCAAAGCAGTCAAGTACACCCCCCGACATATTTGTCAAGTGTCATGTTTCGAAAAAAATGCTGCTATTCAAGAACAGCTTGGCGTAGCATCACACTCAAAATCTGCTGTACCACTGATAGGTCTCAATCCCATAGCATACTTAGGATTTCACACTCTGTGGTAGAAATAAATTAGGTACGTAGGTTCACAAAAACATATTCCACAATATTTCATGAAAGACTATTTGAACAGTCTGGAATAGGCCTTGCGCTCCTTGGCCTTATACGCCTGCATCTCTCCACGTACCGCTGCCATCTCCGACAGGATCGCTGGAAGAGACGGGACAGCGCACAATAAAGCTCACAACGCACGCAGTGCAGGAGTGTATGTCACTGCATTTGTCAGAGTGCAGGTTGATGCGGGTTTTTTCATGGCAATCGCATCAACGTCCAGTCACTGTGGTGTATACGTAGTGAATGTTTGTTGTACGTATTTTTATCCGGTTTGTGCATTACGAATAAAAAATCTCGCCCTGCACTTGAAGTACATGGTACACCCAGTTGTCCAACTGCGTTTGTATCTTATATACTGGTTATTATTAACCCCTAACTCTCCGCGATTCCACAAAATTTCGACCAGAACCTGCCCTTACTGtcggattcttttttttttttttttttaaatattctatGTATTACAGAATTATGTAAGGATTTCAATTGATCTGCGACACTTTCTCGGGTTAAAGTCACGTGTGCAATGCCCGACGTGACTGATACTGCTGGTACTTATACGGTCAAACGTGCTGTGACGAACGAAAATTTAACGACGGGGAAAGCCAGAAGCGAAATTTCCGGAGTTGAGCCTAATTTTCATTGCTCACTGAAAAAATTAGGAAAGGATGGAAAGGTGCTCGGGACGAGTCTGTAAGCAATCTTGGGAGAACACCGAAACATTTTTGGGCTCGTTTTCTGTTGCCCGCGGAATCCGGCGGATTTGTAAATCCCACTTCGCGGATTATGTTAATTTTCGACCTCGAAAAACTGGGGGGCTTTATTTAATACACGTGTAATGCACCAGCCCACTAGACCGACTACTCGGAGGTTCCGCAAAAGACTGTCCCAGTAATCCTGCCACCCACCTTTATCGTTGGGTGCCAGCAACAAGGCCTGCCGGAGGTCTGCCTGCATAAAATACGAGATTAATTTCACTATGTGCTCGAAAAAGAGGAAGTAGTGTAGTAACAGGCTCTACTTAGAAAAGTGACTATACATATGTTGCAGCACCAAATACTCCAGAAGGTGCTCACCATGCTTTTGTCATAGTCCCGCATCCCATGGAAAGCCTGTCCCCTTCTGAACAGTGCTTTCGGGTGACGAGGCTCCAAGTCAAGCGCCTAAAATAGATTGCCCTTCACTCACCCTTCGTCAATGGGACTCTGCTTACCTCATCGCAGTCGTCGAGGGCGCGGTCGTActgcttcaacttcaacttggACGCTGCACTGTTGAGGATGCAGGGTAACACGACAACTACAATTTGGGTTTCCTGCTCTTTCGATAGATCGTTAACCTCGTGCAGCTTGTTAAGGTACCTGCCAATGAAGCGCATGAAGATTGATAGTACACTTCATGAGACATGTCCGTGTTGCTCGGTGTTCTTCGTGGACATTAGTGTTTGAAAAACACTAGCATTGGTCGAGCATATGGTCTTCACTATAAGAGTGAGGATTTTGGCTTGTTGGTGAATCGTAACCTTGACAGTGCGGGACTTAAAAACGGACACACGCAGCACtgatatgtgtgtgtgttcatttTTAAGTCCCGCACCGTCAAGATTTTTACCGCTTTTAATTAGTCTTCAAACCGTTCACAAAGGTCACTTGTCACGGAAACAACGTGAGCGCTCCTCCTTACCTGAGAGCCTTCTTGTACTTGGAGTTTGCCCTGACAAAGTCTTCTTTCCGAAAGTAGTGGTTGCCAGACTGCTTTATCTTTTCGGCCACAATCAACACGTAGTCGATCTGCACGGAAGGCGCACCAGGTCAACTCAAGCTCGTGAAAACTTACAAACCAACGACCGAACGGTGACACCCACCTCCGTGAAGTCCAGGTCGGAGTCGTCCGGAAAGGGAGGGAAAACATCGTCGGTGCCATCGTTCTCACAGAGACCAAAGTCCTGGCCCGGAAGGATTTCACCGCAGTTTTCGATTACGCAATCCTGAAAGATAAAACGCACTGCAGTTCACGCAGTTCATGTTAAGCCAACGAGGCACACCTCAAAGGGGGCGTCTTTTTCTCCCGTCCGAACGTATTCGAGGGCGGTGACGACACCCATGCCTCGGATGACGCTCCCGAAGACTACGTGCTTCCCATCCAGGTGCGGGGTTGGAACTGTCGTTACGTAGAACTGGGAGCCGTTGGTCCCAGGACCACTGTTGGCCATGCCCACCAGGCCCGCCTTGGTGTGCTGTAGATTGATATTGTCAAGACACACGTTGAGACCCTAACGCGTATAATTCTAGCAAATTTTATGACCCGGCACCTTGACGGCAAAGCCTTCGTCGTCGAAGAAGCGTCCGTAGATGCTCTCTCCTCCCGTTCCATCGCCGTTTGTGAAGTCGCCTCCTTGCACCATGAACTTGGGCATAACTGTGCACGCAGCAAAGCATTACATTGTAAGCTCAGTCATTAAACTATGATACTGTacagtagagcctgaagttttcgggaaatatttttttctaaatttgaggggtaaaaatcgggtaaataaacgtgtgcactaaattcgtgcgaattcaggtgaaaaaacttcaattacgctaaaatcggggagaaattgagttcagttattcaaactagcTGTAGTGGTtaggtacaaatggtgatgtaactgcatttttctgccaaacaagtaagttggtgcattcctacagacatcccagagagggcaatttgcggggtaaaaatcgggtttcaccctaaacagGCAACCTTcagttcggggtgcaaattcggggaagaatcgggtaaaaccctaaaacttcaggctctaaatataaGTGTGCAGAATGATACACGCTAAATTGTAGAGCACTGCGCAGTATAGCGTCAAGTAAAAACAGCCTCGCAAAATGCACGACACAAGCAGGAAAGCGTGTGACACGAGGAACGTTATTGACAGTGCATCTTACTCCTGTGAAATCTGCATCCTTTGTAGTGCAGCGCGATTCCTGAAGTTCCAATGCCCCTCTCGCCCGTGCACAGAGCACGGAAGTTCTCTGTAGTCCTGGGCAGGATGTTCTTGAAAAGCTGGATAATAATGCGGCCCACTGGAGCGGAACAACGATAAGGTTTAGTTCAGCTTGTCATCAGAAGGCCAGAGTAATCATGATGCGCAAATTACTGCAACGAAACTATGTACCCAGACAGGGCTCACGAATTTTATCTCGTAAAACTGTGCCAACTCGTACAACGGGACTATTTCAACCTGCGTGAAACCACTCGGCTTTGATATAAGTGACGTCGTTGAGGGGTTGCTGGGAAAATCTGTTCTTCCCGTTTTTGCCCGTGGGCCCCACATTAAGCCCTCATTTCGCTTTTGATGTACAGTCGTCATCTTTTCCCGATGTGCCATAGGTCGGCTTACAGATGTACGTGACTCTGCTGTACGCTCTTGCTGCACAGTTGTCTGCTTGCCGAACTGGTCGACCTCGAATCTGTTTCTCATTTATTGACCCGTTCCTGTCTCTTTTGCATCTGTCTGTTTTGTGCTACCCGGTGAGTTAATCGTTGTTTCGTCGTTTTCTCCGCTGTGTCTTTTTTCCGTCAGTGGTGTAGAACAATCGAcaacagagagagggcgcagacaagctggttcatgatgacaaggatgcaacccgaggcagggaaattgttgtctgttgtttatttccctgcctcgggttgcatcctAGTGGTGTAGAAGCCTGCTGTTTGTCTGGGCTCACGGTTTCTAGAACATGCATTGTTGTCACGGAACAGGAGGGACTAAAGAGACGGAATTCGTACCAAACTCTTCCCCTATTCTCACGTCAAGGAACACGTGAGGGTTGACTTCCGATAACGGATCTGCCATATCGCTCTGACACTGCTACCGTGATGCCATATATATCAAACACAAGAGTTCGACGGGTTTTGCTCAATTCACGGGTGAACgtaacggtggtggtggtaaccGACCGTTTCTTCGGTTATCGTTATTCCTCCGATGAGACATTGTTTATAGCTTGCATTTCTACGTGTTTTCATGGATTCCAGTGCGTCTGGCGCAGCACAGTAAAACacacggaagaaaaaaaaacgcgggtttctctGCGCTCTCCCTCCACGTTCTTCGACAACGCAGAAAACAGGCTTCGACCCCTCGGCGTGTCGTTGGCGCTTTGGCACTGATAATATGAAAggatctgaaaaaaaaattatatataaATTTACAAAATTACACTTAATACAAAAATGTCCCGTTACAAAAACTTTgccaagaaaaagaaaggattAGCGGGTCGACAAAACAAGTTGGCGGGAAACGATCTTGTGTGAGCAACAGAGGGCGAAGCAGACGGCAGCCTCGTGTTGTTTCTGCTTCGCGCCACGAACTGGATCTCATTATGTGAACGATATTTAGTCATCATGTGCTTTCCAACAGCGATTTTCGTCCTATGCGTACCTTTTAAGTAAGTGAGCATGTCGTTGCAAAATGGAGAAAACCATAGGAAAAGACCTAGACTGGAAGACAATGACGACGACGACTTCCCTGACGAAGACTTCACCGCCGAGGAATTCGACAACTGCCTCAGTCAAGCCATCATAGAGACTCAAGCTGAAACTACATTCAAGAGGCCTCTGCAGCCAAACTTTAGCTTGGAAGGAGAAGTGCAGCTTCTACGCTCAAAAGTCGCTTCCCTGTCCAAAGAGCTCCATGGCGAGCGGCTCGCCAAGCAAGACGAGATTAAAAAGCAGACGGAAACTTACAAGAAGCAGATTCGTCAACTTGAAGCGCAGCTCGAGTTCAAAGAGCATCAAGTTAAGGCTACAAAGACAGCTGCTGTCAGTAAGAATATCAAGGAAAACTCTCCGAGACATCTCGGGAACGATGATAAAAAGCCAATCGGCCGTCAGAGCGTCGTCAGTCCCACTTCCGTGTACTGGGACTCTCCGGCATTCTGTATTCGCCCGGACGTTAACCGCTGGCCGACTTACTTCCACGTAATTTGCAAGTACATCCCACGGCGCCATTGCAAAACCGAGGACTTGGACCCTGTAAGAGTCGCGTTACAAAGCCTGACGAGTTTAGTGGAAGCTCAAGTGAGCAGCGCAGCCAGTTTTTTACAAATGTTGCGCGAACATACCGAAACAAAGAGACATTTTTTCGAAATCATCACAGAGACCCTGTCGGGCACTCCAGATAAGCATGCTGTCATCTTCGAAGCGCTCTGCCTAGTCGAATCCTTGTCTGTACTGCACGAAGAGACTACGCATCTTGTTCTGGAACAACTAAGTCGAGATTCGTTGCTGCACCTAGTTGACGGCACCTTTGGCAAGCGCGTCACCGAAAAAGGCATAATTTTATTATCCGCAGCAATTGAACACTCCTCCCGGCAACCCTGCGTTAGCTTTCACCTTACGGATAGTCAATCTTGCCTGTGGCAAGCCGTAGCAAACTATATCGTCACGGACCGTGCTGCGTCAACGCTCTGTGCAGCCGCGTTGTTGGCGCAGAGGGGCAGCGAAGCGGATGACACCTGCGACTGCTTTCATCGTCTCGTTGAAAATGTGATGTCGAGGTTTTGCAAGAAGGTGGCCCAGGTGGGGCGTTTGGAGGTGA is a window encoding:
- the LOC135395028 gene encoding peptidyl-prolyl cis-trans isomerase D-like: MADPLSEVNPHVFLDVRIGEEFVGRIIIQLFKNILPRTTENFRALCTGERGIGTSGIALHYKGCRFHRIMPKFMVQGGDFTNGDGTGGESIYGRFFDDEGFAVKHTKAGLVGMANSGPGTNGSQFYVTTVPTPHLDGKHVVFGSVIRGMGVVTALEYVRTGEKDAPFEDCVIENCGEILPGQDFGLCENDGTDDVFPPFPDDSDLDFTEIDYVLIVAEKIKQSGNHYFRKEDFVRANSKYKKALRYLNKLHEVNDLSKEQETQIVVVVLPCILNSAASKLKLKQYDRALDDCDEALDLEPRHPKALFRRGQAFHGMRDYDKSMADLRQALLLAPNDKAILSEMAAVRGEMQAYKAKERKAYSRLFK